A single Dechloromonas denitrificans DNA region contains:
- a CDS encoding acyl-CoA thioesterase, with protein sequence MPRIKIELPERFSFSTEVPIYIGHINYGHHLDNTALLSLVSEARVRFFKSLGYSELDVEGVGIVVADVAAQYGSEAFHGETLVIEMAANDFNKFGCDLVWRLSDKATGREVARGKHGIVFFDYSARKPTSVPPAFVAKVSA encoded by the coding sequence ATGCCGCGTATCAAGATCGAATTGCCCGAGCGTTTCAGTTTTTCGACTGAAGTCCCCATCTATATCGGCCACATCAACTATGGCCATCATCTCGACAATACGGCGCTGCTTTCGCTTGTTTCCGAGGCACGGGTCCGTTTCTTCAAGTCGCTCGGTTACAGCGAACTGGATGTCGAGGGCGTCGGCATCGTCGTTGCCGATGTGGCGGCGCAATACGGCTCGGAAGCTTTCCATGGCGAGACGCTGGTCATCGAAATGGCCGCCAACGACTTCAACAAGTTTGGCTGCGACCTGGTCTGGCGGCTTTCCGACAAGGCCACCGGCCGCGAAGTGGCGCGTGGCAAGCATGGCATCGTCTTCTTCGACTACTCGGCCCGCAAGCCGACATCGGTGCCGCCGGCCTTTGTCGCCAAGGTGAGCGCCTAA